One segment of Rhizobium sp. NXC14 DNA contains the following:
- the rpsU gene encoding 30S ribosomal protein S21, giving the protein MQVLVRDNNVDQALRALKKKMQREGLFREMKERRAYEKPSERRVREKAQAISRQRKAARKKMQREGLLVGRKRTAAR; this is encoded by the coding sequence ATGCAGGTACTCGTAAGAGACAACAACGTCGACCAGGCCCTCAGGGCCTTGAAGAAGAAGATGCAGCGTGAAGGGCTGTTTCGCGAAATGAAGGAACGGCGCGCCTATGAGAAACCATCCGAACGCCGCGTCCGGGAAAAAGCGCAGGCGATCAGCCGGCAGCGAAAGGCTGCACGCAAGAAGATGCAGCGCGAAGGGCTGCTGGTCGGGCGCAAACGGACCGCCGCCCGTTAG
- a CDS encoding Ig-like domain-containing protein, producing the protein MASLIHATDDSATFQETDVISGNLLSNDSSENGHLFLRAFDGASVGAKSGMSQITEIQGEYGTFFVKPDGSYTYVLSDAAKIGFTNGELLQEKVSYKISDGSGHTDVGLFTLNIQGVTQVKPIAVDDVYSFTEGSPIGGNVLDNDIAGDNGKMFLRQFLTKQVDAHNDAITDVQGTYGMFHVKADGSFTYDLTADLDAGVTYTEVLRYYKISDGEGHTDTAKVTLNILGTDAHPDGVGV; encoded by the coding sequence ATGGCTTCACTGATTCACGCAACTGATGATAGTGCAACATTTCAAGAAACCGATGTAATTTCCGGAAATCTGCTTTCCAACGATTCATCCGAGAACGGTCACCTGTTCCTGCGTGCATTTGACGGCGCTAGCGTTGGCGCCAAGAGCGGCATGAGCCAGATCACCGAAATCCAGGGCGAGTACGGCACGTTCTTCGTCAAGCCGGACGGCAGCTATACTTATGTTCTGAGCGACGCAGCCAAAATCGGCTTCACCAACGGCGAGCTGCTCCAGGAAAAGGTATCGTACAAGATCTCCGACGGCAGCGGCCATACCGATGTCGGCCTGTTCACGCTGAACATCCAGGGCGTCACCCAGGTGAAGCCGATTGCTGTCGACGACGTCTACAGCTTCACCGAAGGCAGCCCGATCGGTGGCAACGTCCTCGATAACGATATCGCCGGCGACAACGGCAAGATGTTCCTGCGTCAGTTCCTGACCAAGCAGGTAGACGCCCACAATGACGCCATTACCGATGTTCAAGGCACCTACGGCATGTTCCACGTCAAGGCCGACGGCTCCTTCACTTATGATCTGACGGCCGATCTGGATGCAGGCGTGACCTACACGGAAGTTCTGCGCTACTACAAGATCTCTGACGGCGAAGGCCATACGGACACTGCCAAGGTGACGCTCAACATCCTCGGCACGGACGCTCATCCCGACGGCGTTGGTGTTTGA
- a CDS encoding response regulator transcription factor, which translates to MTPRILVVDDEPHIRDVICFALERADLASMAACNGTEAMAAFRRGNIDLIILDIGMPGMDGLEVCRQIRTTSGLPILFLSARDEEIDRVLGLEIGGDDYVTKPFSPRELVARVKAILKRSGNEAGSDRRHATLVAGELSLDRAGRTVMFGKSAVAMTALEFAILDALLSRPSMVFSREQLMQAAYGAGTYVADRTIDSHIRNIRAKFAAAGGCGVIATVHGIGFKLGGDIGRKA; encoded by the coding sequence ATGACGCCCCGCATTCTCGTCGTCGATGACGAGCCTCATATCCGCGATGTGATTTGCTTTGCCCTTGAACGCGCCGACTTGGCATCGATGGCGGCCTGCAACGGCACCGAGGCGATGGCGGCCTTCCGCCGCGGCAACATCGATCTGATCATTCTTGACATCGGTATGCCCGGTATGGACGGTCTGGAAGTCTGCCGTCAGATCCGCACGACCTCAGGATTGCCGATCCTGTTTCTGTCGGCGCGCGACGAAGAGATTGACAGGGTATTGGGGCTCGAAATCGGCGGGGACGACTATGTGACGAAGCCTTTCAGCCCGCGTGAACTGGTGGCGCGGGTGAAGGCGATCCTGAAGCGCAGCGGCAATGAAGCGGGGTCTGACAGGCGCCACGCCACGCTCGTCGCCGGCGAGCTCAGCCTGGATCGCGCCGGCAGGACCGTTATGTTCGGCAAGAGCGCTGTTGCGATGACGGCTCTCGAATTCGCCATCCTGGACGCATTGCTGTCACGGCCCAGTATGGTCTTCAGCCGCGAGCAACTGATGCAGGCGGCCTACGGCGCCGGCACCTATGTCGCCGATCGCACGATCGACAGCCATATCCGCAATATCAGGGCCAAATTTGCTGCCGCCGGCGGCTGCGGGGTTATCGCAACGGTTCACGGGATCGGTTTCAAGCTCGGCGGCGACATCGGGAGGAAGGCGTGA
- a CDS encoding HAMP domain-containing sensor histidine kinase, protein MPAPKVRVKWRPPLALIVYAVLLTVMALPALIVIWFRATEASANRMEPVEIIALVVVLVLTLAVAYVLTRTITGPIDALIALTDEIARGGKAAIRPLDSYGTREIAVLSQSFLDLAGKLVDRTEYVRSFAAHVSHELKSPLTAIRGAAELLRDDDVERPMTKAQRLHFLDNIVADAVRLDGLLLRLRELAQAESPVTEGGSSIANVITLLRKRFPALDISGTGDTDTLIALPEEAAIIVFSNLADNALQHGAALLKLTVSTDARTAHILVRDNGSGISAANRDRIFQPFFSTRREDGGTGMGLGIVHAMLSSHGGTIRLRQTTGAGAEFEIAIPLLTSAVEERAFVSS, encoded by the coding sequence ATGCCGGCGCCGAAGGTCAGGGTGAAATGGCGGCCGCCGCTGGCGCTGATCGTCTACGCGGTGCTTCTCACGGTGATGGCGTTGCCTGCTTTGATTGTCATCTGGTTTCGCGCCACGGAGGCGAGCGCGAACCGGATGGAGCCGGTGGAGATCATCGCGCTCGTTGTCGTCCTCGTGCTGACGCTCGCCGTCGCCTATGTGCTGACGCGCACCATCACCGGCCCCATCGACGCCCTGATCGCCCTGACGGATGAGATCGCCCGCGGCGGCAAGGCAGCAATCCGTCCGCTTGATAGCTATGGGACGCGGGAGATCGCCGTGTTGTCGCAGAGTTTCCTCGATCTGGCGGGCAAGCTCGTCGACCGTACGGAATATGTCCGCTCCTTTGCCGCCCATGTGTCCCACGAATTGAAATCGCCGCTGACGGCCATTCGAGGCGCGGCGGAGTTGTTGCGTGATGATGATGTGGAGAGGCCGATGACGAAGGCGCAACGCCTGCACTTTCTGGACAATATCGTCGCCGATGCAGTCCGGCTCGACGGGTTGCTGCTGCGGCTGCGGGAACTTGCCCAGGCGGAATCGCCGGTGACCGAGGGCGGAAGCAGCATCGCGAACGTCATAACCCTATTGCGCAAGCGATTCCCTGCCCTTGATATTTCAGGGACGGGAGATACGGACACATTGATTGCGCTTCCGGAGGAGGCGGCCATCATCGTCTTTTCCAACCTTGCCGACAACGCCCTGCAACACGGCGCCGCGCTGCTCAAGCTCACGGTGTCGACCGATGCCCGCACAGCTCACATCCTCGTCCGGGACAATGGCAGCGGTATTTCCGCGGCGAACCGCGACCGTATTTTCCAGCCGTTCTTCTCGACTCGCCGTGAAGACGGCGGCACCGGCATGGGGCTCGGAATCGTCCACGCCATGCTCAGCTCTCACGGCGGCACGATCCGCCTTCGGCAGACGACGGGCGCCGGCGCCGAATTCGAAATTGCAATACCCTTGCTAACTAGCGCGGTTGAGGAGCGCGCGTTCGTCAGTTCTTGA
- a CDS encoding TetR family transcriptional regulator, whose product MTERGETGRKNDPQQTKEDILLVATEEFSTHGLAGARVDSIAEKTRTSKRMIYYYFGSKEGLYLAVLEQSYRKIRSLESDLHLSNLEPEEALRTLISTTFDHDEANPDFVRLVSIENIHHAAHMLRSEAIRDLNVSVIETIAGILERGFDQGIFRRKADPIDIHMMISAFCFFRVSNRYTFGTIFRRNLSDGETIERHRGMIADAVVSYLKN is encoded by the coding sequence ATGACGGAACGGGGCGAAACCGGTCGGAAGAACGATCCACAGCAGACGAAGGAAGATATTCTCCTCGTTGCAACCGAGGAATTCTCTACCCATGGGCTTGCCGGCGCCCGCGTCGACTCCATCGCCGAGAAGACGCGCACCTCGAAGCGGATGATCTATTATTATTTCGGCAGCAAGGAAGGGCTCTATCTTGCCGTGCTCGAGCAGTCCTACCGCAAGATACGCTCGCTGGAATCCGATCTGCATCTGTCCAATCTCGAGCCGGAAGAGGCGCTGCGGACACTGATTTCAACGACCTTCGATCACGACGAGGCCAATCCCGATTTCGTCCGACTCGTCAGCATCGAGAACATCCATCATGCCGCCCATATGCTTCGCTCCGAGGCGATCCGCGACCTCAACGTCTCCGTCATCGAAACCATTGCCGGCATATTGGAGCGCGGCTTCGACCAGGGCATCTTCCGGCGCAAGGCCGACCCGATCGACATCCATATGATGATCAGCGCCTTCTGCTTCTTTCGCGTCTCGAATCGCTACACATTCGGCACAATCTTCCGGCGCAATCTCTCGGACGGCGAAACGATCGAACGCCATCGCGGAATGATCGCCGATGCCGTCGTCAGCTATCTCAAGAACTGA
- a CDS encoding TRAP transporter small permease — protein sequence MTRIIEFYFFALKVTIALLLAGMVLLVFGNVVLRYAFNQGITSSEELSRIFFIWLTFLGAVVAMREHAHLGVDSLIIRLPKPLAKLAVLLGYGMMLVATWLMISGSWAQTLINLHVSAPATGISMGVFYGAGLAFGVPAFFILLWDAFAIVTDRIDVTTAGLVRDSEEQAALEDPAQTAFPVLKPKH from the coding sequence ATGACCCGTATCATCGAATTTTATTTCTTCGCGCTGAAGGTGACGATCGCGCTGCTGCTGGCAGGTATGGTCCTGCTGGTTTTCGGCAATGTCGTACTTCGTTACGCTTTCAACCAGGGCATCACCTCTTCGGAAGAACTGTCGCGCATTTTTTTCATATGGCTGACTTTCCTCGGCGCCGTCGTGGCGATGCGCGAGCATGCCCATCTCGGCGTCGACTCCCTCATCATCCGCCTCCCGAAACCGCTCGCGAAGCTTGCAGTGCTCCTCGGCTATGGAATGATGCTGGTCGCCACCTGGCTGATGATCAGCGGCAGCTGGGCCCAGACGCTGATCAACCTTCACGTCTCGGCCCCGGCGACCGGCATTTCGATGGGCGTTTTCTACGGCGCGGGGCTCGCCTTCGGCGTGCCGGCCTTTTTCATCCTTCTCTGGGACGCTTTTGCCATCGTGACCGACCGCATCGACGTGACGACCGCCGGGCTTGTGCGCGACAGCGAGGAACAGGCGGCACTTGAAGATCCCGCGCAGACGGCCTTCCCCGTTCTCAAGCCGAAGCACTGA